The DNA region CTGCGTCGTATTCGTCCCTGAGCTGATCGAGGGAGACGTCCTTGCCCATGCAGGTGTTGAGCTTGACCTCTATACCGTGGGACAGAAGCCAATCGCATTCCTTCTGTATGACTTCCTGGGGAAGACGGTAGTCCGGTATGCCGTAACGCATCATGCCGCCGAGAGCGGCCTCTTTCTCTATCACCGTGACGGAATATCCCTTTAGACGGAGGTAATAGGCGGCGCTCATTCCTCCGGGGCCTCCTCCGACGATCGCTACGGATTTCCCGTTTTCCTTTATGGAGGGGACGTGTCCGAGGTCGTCGTTTTCCATGGCTCTGTCTCCGATAAACCTCTTGATGTTGCGTATCGATACCGGTTCCTCGTCGACGAAATGTCTGCGGCACTTCTCCTGGCAGGGAGCGGGGCAGACCCGTCCTATGGAGCTTGGCAGGACGATATTTTCGTGGAGTATGTCCAAAGCCTCGGCGAACTTGCCCTGGGCCGCCGTGTTGATGTAGCCCTGTACGTTTGCCTGAGCGGGACAGGCTAGGGTACAGGGAGGTCTGCAGTCTCCTACGTGGTCCGACAGGAGAAGCTCGAGGGCCAGTCTTCTGGCGTTGTTGGCTCTTTTAGTGTCGGTTCTTAACACCATGTTGGGAGCTATGGTGGAGGAACAGGCTCTGACGAGGGCCTTGGCTCCTTCCACCTCGACCAGGCACAGTGAACAGCCTCCGTGGATGGAGAGGTGTTCGTTGTAACAGAGGGTGGGGATCTCCACACCGCACTCGGTGCAGAGGTCCAGTATCTTCTGTCCCTTATAGCCGTAGACTTCCTTGTCGTTGAGGATAACTCTTACGTTTCTTTCCATAGCCATGAGCCTCCTACTCCACAGAGATGGCGCCCACGGGGCAGCTCACCTTGCACTTGCCGCATCTTATGCAGATGGTATCGTCGATGACGTGCGGTTTCTTTATCTCTCCGGAGATGGCGTCCACCGGGCAGTTCTTGGCGCATTTGGTGCAGCCGATGCACTTTTCCGGATCTATGACGTAGTGTATCAGGGACGGACAGACCGTTGCGGGGCATCTGTGGTCCACGATATGGGCCATGTACTCGTCCTTGAAGTATTTTATGGTCGTCAGAACCGGGTTAGGTGCCGTCTGACCCAGTCCGCAGAGGGAGCCGTCCTTTATCTGGTGGCATAGCTCCAAAAGGAGATCTATATCGCTTTCCTTGCCCTCTCCCTTGGTTATACGGTCCAGGATCTCCAGCATCCTCTTGGTTCCTATACGGCAGAAGGGGCACTTGCCGCAGGACTCGTTCTGTACGAAGGACAGGAAGAAACGGGCGACGTCGATCATACAGGTGCCCTCGTCCATGACGACCATGCCGCCCGAGCCCATTATGGCTCCTGTGGCGTTGATGGACTCGTAGTCGACGGGGGTGTCAAGGAGCTCCTTCGGTATGCAGCCACCGGAGGGGCCTCCCATCTGAACAGCCTTGAACTCCTTGCCGTCCGGGATTCCTCCGCCGATGTCGTATATGACCTCGCGGATGGGCATACCCATGGGAACCTCGACCAGGCCTCCCTTGGCGATCTTCCCTGCCAGGGCGAAGACCTTGGTGCCGCGGCTCTTGCCTATGCCGTATTTGGAGAACTCCTTGGATCCGTTCCTGATTATCCAGGCCACGTTGGCGTAGGTCTCGACGTTGTTTATGTTGGTGGGCTTGCCGAAAACCCCGCTCTGGGCCGGGAACGGAGGTCTGGGACGGGGCATACCCCTCTTTCCCTCGATGGAGGCGATCAGGGCCGTCTCCTCTCCACAGACGAAGGCCCCGGCGCCCTCCTTTATCTTGAGATCGAAGGAGAAACCGCTGCCCATGATGTCGTCTCCGAGGAAGCCTCTTTCCTTGGCTTGTTCAATGGCGATGTTGAGGTTCTTGATCGCTAGAGGATACTCGGCGCGACAGTATATTATGCCGTGATTGGCCCCTATGGCGTAGCCGCATATGGCCATACCCTCGATGATGGCATGAGGGTCGCCCTCAAGGACGGATCGGTCCATAAAGGCGCCCGGGTCTCCCTCGTCGGCGTTGCAGACCACGTACTTTTCGTCGCCTTTGGACAGGTTGGCGAACTTCCATTTCAGCCCCGTCGGGAATCCGGCTCCGCCCCTTCCCCTGAGGCCGCTGTCGAGGACCTCGGTGTATACCTGTTCGGAGGTCATGGAGGAGACCACCTTTTTAAGGGCGTCGTATCCCTCTCTCTCTATGTATTCGTCTATCTTCTCAGGATCGATTATCCCGCAGTTACGAAGGACTATGCGGACCTGCTTGTCCATCCTGGGATTTTCCATCCCGGATCCGTCGGAGTCGAGCACCAGGGCCTGGTCCAGCCTCTTGCCTCCCAGGACGTGCTCCTTGACGATATCCTCCACCGATTCCTCTGTAACGTGGCCGTACATGGTGGATTTGCCGTCCATCTCCACCTCGACCAGAGGCTCCTGGAAACATAGGCCTATGCAGCCGACCTTCCTGATCTCTATCTCCGGGTGTCCTTCGAGCAGCGTCCTGAGTTTGGCCTCTACCGGGCGGGCTCCCGCCGCGATTCCGCAGCTTCCCATCCCTATTTTCACTATAGTCTGAGACATGTCCAGTCCTCCTTAACCCTTTTTACGGTAGTCTTCGAGGATCTCGATGGACTTCGGCGGCGTAAGCAGTCCGTGAACGTTGTCTCCCACCATCATCACGGGAGCCAGACTGCAGCATCCCAGACAGGCGACGTGCTGAAGGGTGAATATCCCGTCCTCGGTGGTCTCGCCTTCCTCGATTCCCAGGTGCCTTGCCACCTCTTCCGCCACAGAAGCGGACCCCTGGACGTGGCATGCGGTACCTCGGCAGATACGGATGACGTACTTGCCCTCGGGTTGAAGCCGGAACATGGCGTAGAAGGTAGCCACTCCGAACATCTCCGAGGCGGATATGTCCATTTTTTTGGAGACGTAGGTTACGGCTTCCTCAGCGACGTAACCGTACTCCTTCTGGATATCCGCCAAAAGCGGGATGGTTATCCCCTTCTTGCCTTGATAGCGCTGGACGATGGGATCCAGACGCTGCGACAGCTCGTTCGAGCTGGCGGTGGTTGTGGATGACATCAAATTCCTCCTCCTCACAATGCGATCACGAGAGTTGCAATGCATTCATTATACTCGATTGATGAGGAAATGCCATTGCAAATACGAGCTTTTTGTTCAATCGTTTCTCCATTGAATTGCCAGTGTTTATGGTTTGGTTTTTTTGTGATGATACTTTTAGATGCTTTTATTGACGCTATTTATCTCTCTTTCTGATGATCTGAAGGGCTTTCTGTGATGGTTTATCCTTT from Dethiosulfovibrio faecalis includes:
- a CDS encoding NADH-ubiquinone oxidoreductase-F iron-sulfur binding region domain-containing protein, which encodes MSQTIVKIGMGSCGIAAGARPVEAKLRTLLEGHPEIEIRKVGCIGLCFQEPLVEVEMDGKSTMYGHVTEESVEDIVKEHVLGGKRLDQALVLDSDGSGMENPRMDKQVRIVLRNCGIIDPEKIDEYIEREGYDALKKVVSSMTSEQVYTEVLDSGLRGRGGAGFPTGLKWKFANLSKGDEKYVVCNADEGDPGAFMDRSVLEGDPHAIIEGMAICGYAIGANHGIIYCRAEYPLAIKNLNIAIEQAKERGFLGDDIMGSGFSFDLKIKEGAGAFVCGEETALIASIEGKRGMPRPRPPFPAQSGVFGKPTNINNVETYANVAWIIRNGSKEFSKYGIGKSRGTKVFALAGKIAKGGLVEVPMGMPIREVIYDIGGGIPDGKEFKAVQMGGPSGGCIPKELLDTPVDYESINATGAIMGSGGMVVMDEGTCMIDVARFFLSFVQNESCGKCPFCRIGTKRMLEILDRITKGEGKESDIDLLLELCHQIKDGSLCGLGQTAPNPVLTTIKYFKDEYMAHIVDHRCPATVCPSLIHYVIDPEKCIGCTKCAKNCPVDAISGEIKKPHVIDDTICIRCGKCKVSCPVGAISVE
- the nuoE gene encoding NADH-quinone oxidoreductase subunit NuoE, whose amino-acid sequence is MSSTTTASSNELSQRLDPIVQRYQGKKGITIPLLADIQKEYGYVAEEAVTYVSKKMDISASEMFGVATFYAMFRLQPEGKYVIRICRGTACHVQGSASVAEEVARHLGIEEGETTEDGIFTLQHVACLGCCSLAPVMMVGDNVHGLLTPPKSIEILEDYRKKG